A region from the Salmo trutta chromosome 40, fSalTru1.1, whole genome shotgun sequence genome encodes:
- the LOC115180156 gene encoding uncharacterized protein LOC115180156, whose amino-acid sequence MERSRIENYKDPFLSVSYLRLLAPPLQLLSAAMWQVVQKGLVMHYGMLEEFVTSVTEMVPELLSYRQRAQLILGLRARLVLELCRGDHQVDPETIQPHLDRIKASVTTPRDHCVTDAQVEDSGASFLELVQTLLQDPGVKEHFFLEVFPVQYGQKYDTALEILLWEFLSRLEELLPVPDFAQMVSWLDGAPSVLDECLQSATPPEEMKALIEHHRNLGHIHLKITKLGTTADKHTQKHSDCLQEATPISNHPNKEEIMEIPIDQSNLGTGKRRISERTRQKRNERRDRIETDEIVEEGTSFSANESRRGQTLPWKRKMSNSSEVPRKRQAASPLFQDSPVNIESSSESPLISIWGEYTEPQGTAYPMTTDTKVPWSDDETLNLIDIWGKDSVQRVLKGCVKNRHVFTLISKNMSERGYMRTVEQCQTRIKRLKNSFRQSLQQKVECTFFDQLERILGNVSLLMVPEVTYDVEEVTDDQLEDTDDWEFSGHSGLEEMGTRSVPWTDLETLTLINIWGDDKMQRELRGMHRNGHLFAVISQKMSAQGFIRTAEQCQTRVKRLKRSFRQCYENNINGREQVECKFYDLLERILGNELPSYVEMSENCLDMESRESWSADNECSVYSSQEREAVVGVPEDRKKIPWVDGETMILLELWGDDTVQQNLKRCPHNSHIYSEISEKLNFHGYYRTAEQCHTRIKRLKAGYRQSQETISSSGSEQVDLKFYDILDQILEMQPPTTRTVVTDLTNDISEESDSDSLQESMEVDNNTTSERITPGSWSDPETLALIDIWGEDEVQRVLRDFVHNGPIYMDISEKMHDQGYSKTPEQCRWKVKSMRNNFRQCYNMKKCGRKGAEYKFYNQLERILGHEAVSIDEYDERNNQTVDQDTGADGMRYTPWSEPETLALIELWGNEEVQTSLRGCVRNGHIFADIAEKLASMGHFKTAEQCHSRVKRLRKTYRRCLHNRINGGEPLLFRYYRFLEPVLGNDTLSPDAEIVDLCDDFNPDPTEEPDQETCQGSVSYAVTESSRKMPWSDRETQALLEVWGEDHVQLSLRGCLKNRHVFEYISRRMTAQAFLRTAEQCHTRIKRLKARFHHDKRECKFYDQMEEIFSRELNVDSLAEDSLDNEEAAVWECTHEVDQRKASRPLTDGSKFTWSDSATQVLLSIWGSDEVQEDLKGCTKNRHIFTEISQAMANEGYLRTAEQCQSRVKQLKANFRQLCESKQ is encoded by the exons ATGGAAAGAAGCCGTATAGAAAATTACAAAG ATCCCTTTCTATCAGTTTCTTATTTACGCCTTTTGGCTCCACCCCTGCAACTTCTGTCAGCTGCTATGTGGCAAGTTGTGCAGAAAGGACTTGTCATGCATTATGGGATGCTGGAGGAGTTTGTCACCTCGGTGACAGAGATGGTTCCAGAGCTGCTGAGTTACCGGCAGAGGGCCCAACTCATCCTGGGACTGAGAGCCAGG CTGGTTCTGGAATTGTGTCGTGGTGATCACCAAGTCGACCCTGAGACCATCCAGCCCCACCTGGACAGAATCAAAGCTTCCGTCACTACACCCAGGGACCACTGT GTGACTGATGCACAAGTAGAAGATTCTGGGGCCAGTTTCTTGGAGCTGGTCCAAACCCTGCTACAAGACCCAGGTGTGAAAGAGCACTTCTTCCTG GAGGTGTTCCCAGTGCAGTACGGGCAGAAATATGACACAGCACTGGAGATTCTCCTGTGGGAGTTCCTCTCCAGACTGGAGGAGCTGCTGCCGGTACCAGACTTTGCACAG ATGGTGTCATGGCTTGATGGTGCCCCCTCAGTTCTGGATGAGTGTTTGCAATCTGCGACTCCGCCAGAGGAGATGAAGGCTTTAATTGAACATCACAGAAATCTTGGACACATTCACCTAAAAA TCACGAAACTGGGGACTACTGCTGACAAACATACTCAAAAACACTCTGATTGCCTGCAAGAGGCCACACCAATCTCAAACCATCCAAATAAAGAAGAGATTATGGAGATTCCCATTGACCAGTCAAATCTGGGGACCGGCAAGAGGAGGATATCAGAGAGAACAAGACAGAAGCGAAATGAACGGAGGGACAGAATTGAAACGGATGAAATTGTAGAGGAGGGAACGTCATTTTCAGCCAATGAAAGTAGGAGAGGGCAGACTCTGCCCTGGAAGAGGAAAATGAGCAACAGTTCGGAGGTTCCCCGGAAACGGCAAGCAGCTTCACCTCTGTTTCA GGATTCTCCAGTGAATATCGAATCTTCTAGTGAATCTCCTCTCATCTCGATATGGGGAGAATACACAG AACCCCAAGGTACTGCCTATCCCATGACGACTGACACCAAAGTCCCTTGGTCGGATGATGAGACTCTAAACCTTATAGACATTTGGGGAAAAGACTCTGTGCAGCGAGTTCTGAAAGGCTGTGTCAAAAATCGCCACGTATTCACTCTCATTTCCAAAAATATGTCTGAGAGAGGCTACATGAGAACTGTAGAGCAGTGTCAGACCAGGATCAAACGATTGAAGAACAGCTTTCGTCAGTCTCTTCAGCAGAA AGTGGAGTGTACATTTTTTGACCAACTCGAGCGAATACTTGGGAACGTGTCCCTCTTAATGGTTCCTGAGGTCACCTATGATGTTGAAGAGGTGACAGATGACCAGCTAGAAGACACTGATGATTGGGAGTTCTCTGGCCACTCTGGTCTAGAAGAGATGG GAACCAGAAGTGTTCCCTGGACAGACTTGGAAACCCTCACCCTAATCAACATATGGGGAGATGACAAAATGCAGAGGGAATTGAGGGGTATGCATAGAAATGGGCACCTTTTTGCTGTGATATCCCAAAAGATGTCTGCCCAGGGCTTTATCCGGACTGCAGAGCAGTGCCAGACGAGGGTTAAAAGACTGAAACGGAGTTTCCGACAGTGCTACGAGAACAA CATTAACGGCAGAGAACAAGTAGAATGCAAATTCTATGACCTGCTGGAGAGAATACTGGGGAATGAGCTTCCCTCATATGTGGAGATGTCAGAAAACTGTCTTGACATGGAGTCTAGAGAATCATGGTCAGCAGACAACGAGTGCTCTGTTTACTCTTCCCAGGAGAGGG AGGCTGTGGTGGGCGTGCCAGAGGACAGGAAGAAGATCCCCTGGGTGGACGGCGAGACGATGATCCTCCTGGAGCTCTGGGGAGACGACACTGTGCAGCAGAACCTGAAGCGCTGCCCGCACAACAGTCACATATACTCAGAGATTTCAGAAAAGCTCAACTTCCATGGTTATTACAGAACTGCAGAGCAGTGCCACACCAGGATAAAGCGTTTGAAAGCCGGCTATCGGCAGTCCCAGGAAACCATCAG TTCATCTGGATCTGAGCAGGTTGATTTGAAGTTCTACGATATTTTAGATCAAATACTTGAGATGCAGCCTCCCACCACCAGAACAGTGGTGACAGACTTGACCAATGACATATCAGAGGAATCAGACAGTGACTCACTTCAAG AGTCTATGGAAGTGGACAACAACACCACTTCTGAGAGGATCACACCAGGCTCATGGTCGGATCCTGAGACCCTGGCCCTCATTGACATCTGGGGGGAGGACGAGGTTCAGAGGGTGCTGAGAGACTTTGTCCACAATGGCCCCATCTACATGGACATATCAGAAAAGATGCATGACCAAGGGTATTCTAAGACCCCAGAGCAGTGTCGTTGGAAAGTCAAGTCCATGAGGAACAACTTCCGTCAGTGCTACAACATGAAAAA ATGTGGAAGAAAGGGAGCGGAATACAAGTTCTACAATCAGTTGGAGCGAATACTTGGTCATGAAGCGGTCTCCATTGATGAGTATGATGAAAGAAACAATCAAACAGTAGACCAGGACACAG GTGCTGATGGGATGAGATACACCCCGTGGTCGGAGCCAGAGACGCTGGCCCTCATTGAGCTGTGGGGGAACGAGGAGGTCCAGACAAGCCTCCGAGGTTGCGTCCGCAACGGGCACATTTTCGCCGACATAGCGGAGAAGCTGGCCTCCATGGGGCATTTCAAAACGGCTGAGCAGTGCCACTCGAGGGTTAAACGGCTGAGGAAAACTTACCGACGGTGTCTCCACAACAGGAT AAACGGAGGAGAGCCCTTACTCTTCAGATACTACAGGTTCCTGGAGCCGGTGCTAGGCAACGACACTCTCTCCCCCGATGCAGAGATTGTTGATTTGTGTGATGACTTCAATCCAGATCCCACTGAAGAACCAGATCAGGAAACAT GCCAGGGCTCAGTCAGTTACGCTGTCACAGAGTCCAGCAGAAAGATGCCCTGGTCCGATCGGGAGACCCAGGCTCTGCTGGAGGTCTGGGGTGAGGACCACGTGCAGCTCTCCCTCCGCGGCTGCTTGAAGAACAGACACGTGTTTGAGTACATCTCACGGAGGATGACGGCCCAGGCGTTCTTAAGGACGGCTGAGCAGTGCCACACCCGCATCAAACGACTGAAGGCCCGCTTCCACCATGACAA AAGGGAATGTAAGTTCTACGACCAGATGGAGGAGATTTTCTCAAGGGAGCTCAACGTCGACAGTTTGGCCGAAGATTCGTTAGACAATGAGGAAGCTGCTGTCTGGGAGTGTACACATGAAGTTGACCAAAGAAAAG CAAGCCGTCCTTTAACTGACGGCTCCAAGTTCACCTGGAGCGACAGTGCGACACAGGTCCTCCTCAGTATCTGGGGGAGTGACGAGGTCCAGGAGGATCTGAAAGGCTGCACCAAAAACAGACACATTTTCACTGAGATCTCTCAGGCCATGGCCAACGAGGGCTACCTGAGGACAGCCGAACAGTGCCAGTCTAGAGTGAAGCAGCTAAAGGCCAACTTCCGCCAGCTCTGTGAGAGCAAACAGTAA